One window from the genome of Paenibacillus azoreducens encodes:
- a CDS encoding NUDIX domain-containing protein, with protein sequence MLKAISEFPADKKIAGIHSVPVTDDGMVVMVWDRNEKVLTTVGGRLENNEGIHTALDRETMEEAGITLDTNRVPIASWYWDHTDTYTVFVVAKVREFTALPDGFETTGRVVMNFETARQMVAKLEGDSHRIKVLEWAEEVYHKFLKEN encoded by the coding sequence ATGCTAAAGGCGATCAGCGAATTTCCTGCCGATAAGAAAATTGCCGGTATTCATAGCGTCCCTGTTACGGATGATGGCATGGTTGTGATGGTATGGGATCGAAACGAAAAAGTACTAACAACCGTCGGCGGACGATTGGAAAATAACGAAGGGATTCATACCGCATTAGACCGTGAGACCATGGAAGAAGCAGGGATTACTTTAGATACGAATAGGGTTCCTATTGCTTCGTGGTATTGGGATCATACAGATACATATACGGTTTTTGTTGTTGCTAAAGTCAGGGAATTTACGGCATTACCAGATGGTTTTGAGACGACAGGCAGGGTCGTTATGAATTTTGAAACGGCTCGGCAAATGGTTGCGAAGCTTGAAGGCGACAGCCATCGAATCAAAGTGCTTGAATGGGCTGAGGAAGTATATCATAAATTTTTAAAAGAGAATTAG
- a CDS encoding agmatine deiminase family protein, whose product MKQFRTVGEFEQQESVLLIWPPPANATRSLNVDIVSVQVVQALMGEVIVLICSFNEEVEKRARKALQDQGVDTACIRFVRFPASVVFPRDFGAEVIINDEGERARVDFRFNMYGFLTEEDEFSRLHRGFGKFQAEQVGIEHTIHADLISEGGDREFNGRGVMMSIRETEVDKRNPEKTFAEVEEELKRVFRLDRIIWLPRATYDDEHPGMGAIPSADGTFRSYRSASANGHIDEMCRFVGPDTVILAHVTEEEAKSSQLHAYNKERLDQAYEAVKAATTVDGKPFTILKIPMPEPIYIDLYPEDQAFQTWEFMKESLKGKDTLFDGSPFPTAPINVLPALSYCNFLIANGVVVAQKYYEEGMPEEIRKKDEEALKVLKTAFPDRRIVQINTLALNLYGGGIHCHTRNIPAATKKE is encoded by the coding sequence ATGAAGCAGTTTAGAACCGTTGGGGAGTTTGAACAGCAAGAATCCGTCTTGTTGATCTGGCCGCCTCCTGCAAATGCGACGAGAAGCCTCAATGTTGATATCGTTAGTGTACAGGTTGTTCAAGCTTTGATGGGAGAGGTCATCGTACTGATATGCAGCTTTAACGAGGAAGTAGAGAAGCGAGCTCGGAAAGCACTTCAAGATCAGGGTGTAGACACTGCATGCATCCGCTTTGTGCGCTTTCCTGCGAGTGTTGTTTTCCCGCGGGACTTTGGGGCAGAAGTCATCATCAATGACGAGGGGGAGCGTGCACGCGTTGATTTTCGTTTTAACATGTATGGCTTCTTAACTGAAGAAGACGAGTTTTCTCGCTTGCATCGAGGCTTTGGGAAGTTTCAAGCTGAGCAAGTTGGCATCGAGCATACGATTCATGCGGACTTAATCAGCGAAGGCGGAGATCGGGAGTTTAATGGACGCGGCGTGATGATGTCAATACGAGAAACGGAAGTGGATAAGCGCAATCCGGAGAAGACATTTGCCGAGGTTGAAGAGGAACTGAAAAGAGTCTTTCGACTTGACCGAATCATTTGGCTTCCGCGAGCGACCTATGACGATGAGCATCCTGGTATGGGAGCGATACCTTCTGCAGATGGCACGTTCCGTTCGTATCGAAGTGCTTCTGCGAATGGGCATATTGATGAGATGTGCAGATTTGTCGGCCCGGATACGGTAATCCTCGCGCATGTGACTGAGGAAGAGGCCAAGAGCAGCCAGCTGCACGCTTACAATAAAGAGCGATTAGATCAAGCTTATGAAGCGGTAAAGGCTGCAACTACCGTTGATGGAAAACCGTTTACGATCTTGAAAATACCGATGCCAGAGCCAATTTATATTGATCTTTACCCAGAGGATCAGGCATTTCAGACTTGGGAGTTTATGAAGGAATCGTTGAAAGGGAAGGACACGCTGTTCGATGGCAGTCCATTCCCGACAGCACCGATCAATGTATTGCCTGCGTTAAGCTACTGCAATTTTTTAATAGCGAATGGGGTCGTTGTGGCCCAGAAATATTATGAAGAGGGGATGCCGGAAGAAATTCGCAAGAAAGATGAGGAAGCTTTAAAAGTATTGAAGACAGCTTTCCCTGATCGGAGAATTGTTCAAATCAACACATTGGCCCTAAACTTGTATGGAGGCGGTATTCACTGCCACACTCGAAATATCCCTGCTGCAACTAAGAAGGAATAG